One stretch of Vicinamibacterales bacterium DNA includes these proteins:
- a CDS encoding YciI family protein, producing the protein MSQYLLSICYSTGAPRPSAAAMAAIMKEVEAIRREMQAAGAWVFAAGLQGSDTATVVRIEEGRALVTDGPFIESKEQIGGICVIDAADPDAALAWGMKLSRAVTTPVEVRPLTPQD; encoded by the coding sequence ATGAGTCAGTATCTGCTCAGCATCTGCTATTCGACGGGTGCGCCCAGGCCGTCCGCCGCGGCGATGGCGGCGATCATGAAGGAGGTCGAGGCGATCCGGCGGGAGATGCAGGCGGCGGGCGCGTGGGTGTTCGCGGCGGGGCTCCAGGGCTCCGACACCGCCACCGTGGTTCGAATCGAGGAGGGAAGGGCCCTCGTCACCGACGGGCCCTTCATCGAATCGAAGGAACAGATCGGCGGCATCTGTGTCATCGACGCCGCCGATCCCGACGCCGCCCTCGCCTGGGGCATGAAGTTGTCGCGAGCCGTGACGACGCCGGTCGAGGTGCGCCCGCTGACTCCCCAAGACTGA
- a CDS encoding cytochrome c → MRGFIAGIVLTLLVLVCTVFAVSHFGLYPIGADNPPSGLERSLAMRAMDTYADKHKPDAQNPTQVTAENLIDGAKEYEEHCAFCHGGAKAKSSPMEHKFNPPVPQLVNRVPHDPDNWLFWVTKHGVRMTGMPAWDGIMSDEEIWKIVAFIKNSDKLPPEAAAAWQKLASTPTEIDEHTPEQHEHAHGGDDHGGKH, encoded by the coding sequence ATGAGAGGATTCATCGCCGGTATCGTTCTCACGCTCCTCGTGCTGGTCTGCACGGTTTTTGCCGTCTCGCACTTCGGGCTCTATCCGATCGGCGCCGACAACCCGCCCAGCGGGCTCGAACGATCGCTCGCCATGCGCGCCATGGACACCTACGCCGACAAACACAAACCCGACGCACAGAACCCGACACAAGTCACCGCGGAGAACCTGATCGACGGCGCGAAAGAATACGAAGAGCACTGCGCGTTCTGCCATGGCGGCGCCAAGGCGAAGAGCAGCCCGATGGAGCACAAGTTCAACCCGCCGGTGCCGCAACTCGTCAACCGCGTTCCCCATGATCCGGACAACTGGCTGTTCTGGGTGACGAAGCACGGCGTGCGCATGACCGGGATGCCGGCGTGGGACGGCATCATGTCGGACGAGGAGATCTGGAAGATCGTCGCGTTCATCAAGAACAGCGACAAGCTTCCCCCCGAGGCGGCCGCGGCGTGGCAGAAGCTGGCGTCGACGCCGACCGAAATCGACGAGCACACGCCCGAGCAGCACGAGCACGCACACGGCGGTGACGATCACGGCGGGAAGCACTAG
- a CDS encoding PQQ-binding-like beta-propeller repeat protein has product MRVRVLAAALLPLTVTAGLVGGIEAQDGDAGRRTFETRCGRCHAADGTGTEMGPAIVQRLKTRTDAQLAALIHDGIPPRGMPPNLLSDADAAALIAFLRSIQRDADPEAPPRVFHTVDGTTIEGVVLGEGVDDLQVRTAEGRVRLLRKSADRIREVTSDTPWPTYNGDPRGNRYTTLAEIDKTTVSRLTPKWTFTLPDTGSLQVTPVVLDGIMYVTAVNEVYALDAGSGRQIWHFRRPRTAGAAAWANRGVAVAGDRLFVVSDAAHVLALNRWTGTQLWDTPLADWRENYFASSAPLAAGSLLITGVGGGEQGANGFVTALDQATGKEVWRFWTVPRQGEPGSDTWKGSGPPDHRGAPTWFTGSYDPELDLVYWPVGNPSQEYNGDDRQGDNLYANCILALERATGALRWYYQFTPHDLWDWDATQTSVLVDTAWQGRPRRLMLHANRNGFFYVFDRTNGTLLRATAFVRNLTWARGIGADGKPIRLPNQDPTPAGTKVCPSQDGATNWFSPSYSPATGLFYLQTFEKCSIYTKSDGAVWETGKPYLGGSQKTAADPVPQRVLKAIDVQTGAISWEMPQTGPATTWGGTLATASGLVFTGDDSGSFVAVDAATGRRLWSFAANAGWKASPMTYAFDGHQYVAVAASSSIIAFGLPPTTAPER; this is encoded by the coding sequence ATGCGCGTGCGTGTTCTCGCTGCCGCCCTTCTGCCGCTGACCGTCACTGCCGGCCTGGTCGGCGGAATCGAGGCCCAGGACGGTGACGCCGGCCGCCGAACTTTCGAAACCCGCTGCGGCCGCTGCCACGCTGCCGATGGGACCGGCACCGAAATGGGCCCGGCAATCGTGCAGCGGCTGAAGACCCGCACGGACGCACAGCTCGCCGCGTTGATCCACGACGGCATCCCGCCGCGCGGCATGCCGCCGAACCTGCTCTCCGACGCTGACGCCGCGGCGCTGATCGCGTTCCTGCGGAGCATCCAGCGCGACGCCGATCCCGAGGCGCCGCCCCGCGTCTTTCACACCGTCGACGGCACGACGATCGAGGGAGTCGTGCTCGGCGAAGGCGTCGACGATCTGCAGGTCCGTACCGCCGAGGGACGCGTGCGGCTGCTGCGCAAGTCGGCGGATCGGATCCGCGAGGTGACCTCCGACACGCCGTGGCCGACCTACAACGGCGATCCGCGCGGCAACCGTTACACGACGCTCGCGGAGATCGACAAGACGACGGTCTCGCGCCTGACTCCGAAGTGGACGTTCACGCTGCCCGACACCGGCAGCCTGCAAGTCACCCCGGTCGTCCTGGACGGCATCATGTACGTGACGGCGGTGAACGAGGTTTATGCGCTCGACGCCGGCAGCGGGCGCCAGATCTGGCACTTCCGGCGTCCGCGCACCGCCGGCGCCGCGGCCTGGGCCAACCGCGGCGTTGCCGTCGCGGGCGACCGCCTGTTCGTGGTGTCCGACGCCGCGCACGTCCTGGCACTGAACCGCTGGACGGGCACGCAGCTGTGGGACACGCCGCTGGCGGACTGGCGCGAGAACTACTTCGCCTCGTCGGCTCCGCTGGCCGCCGGCAGTCTGCTGATCACCGGTGTCGGGGGCGGCGAACAGGGCGCCAACGGATTCGTCACGGCGCTCGACCAGGCGACCGGCAAAGAGGTGTGGCGCTTCTGGACGGTTCCCAGACAAGGGGAGCCCGGGTCCGATACCTGGAAAGGGAGCGGTCCGCCGGACCACCGTGGCGCGCCTACATGGTTCACCGGCAGCTACGATCCCGAACTCGACCTCGTCTACTGGCCGGTCGGCAACCCGAGCCAGGAATACAACGGCGACGATCGTCAGGGCGACAACCTGTACGCGAACTGCATCCTCGCGCTCGAACGCGCTACCGGGGCCCTGCGGTGGTACTACCAGTTCACGCCGCACGATTTGTGGGACTGGGACGCGACGCAGACCTCGGTGCTCGTCGACACGGCGTGGCAGGGCCGCCCGCGCCGGCTGATGCTGCACGCCAATCGCAACGGCTTCTTCTACGTGTTCGATCGCACCAACGGCACGCTGCTGCGCGCCACGGCCTTCGTGCGCAACCTGACCTGGGCACGCGGAATTGGTGCCGACGGCAAGCCGATTCGCCTGCCGAACCAGGATCCGACGCCGGCCGGCACGAAGGTATGCCCGTCGCAGGACGGCGCCACGAACTGGTTTTCACCCTCGTACAGCCCCGCGACCGGCCTCTTCTACCTGCAGACGTTCGAGAAGTGCAGCATCTATACGAAGAGCGACGGCGCCGTCTGGGAAACGGGCAAGCCATACCTCGGCGGCTCGCAGAAGACGGCGGCGGATCCGGTGCCGCAGCGGGTGCTGAAGGCGATCGATGTGCAGACCGGCGCCATCAGCTGGGAGATGCCGCAGACAGGGCCCGCGACGACCTGGGGCGGCACGCTCGCGACCGCCAGCGGCCTGGTGTTCACCGGCGACGACAGCGGATCGTTCGTCGCAGTCGACGCGGCGACGGGCCGGCGCCTGTGGAGCTTCGCGGCCAACGCCGGCTGGAAGGCGTCACCGATGACCTACGCCTTCGACGGCCACCAGTACGTCGCCGTGGCGGCGAGTTCCTCGATCATCGCGTTCGGACTGCCTCCGACGACAGCGCCGGAACGGTAG
- a CDS encoding ATP-binding cassette domain-containing protein, with amino-acid sequence MNVLEATGLVKRYGRVVALGPLDLAVPRGSVFGILGPNGSGKSTTIGIVLGATRADEGHYVWFDGREPRRAPARLGALLEAPALYPALTGLQNLTIVARIRRCGEGSIERALLDAGLFARRHALVHTYSLGMRQRLAIAAAFLGDPDVIVLDEPANGLDPEGIAEVRDAIRQRAARGITVILASHLLAEVQKVCTHVAVLKEGQLLASGDLDRVVRGGRTLEAAFLDIVSDHAPPA; translated from the coding sequence GTGAACGTCCTGGAGGCAACCGGCCTCGTGAAGCGGTATGGGCGGGTCGTCGCGCTCGGGCCGCTCGATCTCGCGGTGCCGCGTGGCAGCGTCTTCGGCATTCTCGGGCCGAACGGCAGCGGCAAGTCCACGACGATTGGGATCGTGCTCGGGGCAACCCGCGCCGACGAGGGCCACTACGTCTGGTTCGACGGCCGCGAGCCGCGGCGCGCCCCGGCGCGGCTGGGAGCGCTGCTCGAGGCACCGGCGCTCTATCCAGCGCTGACGGGTCTTCAGAACCTGACGATCGTGGCGCGCATCCGGCGCTGCGGCGAGGGCTCGATCGAGCGCGCGCTGCTGGACGCCGGCCTGTTCGCGCGCCGGCACGCACTCGTGCACACCTACTCGCTCGGCATGCGCCAGCGCCTGGCGATCGCCGCGGCGTTTCTCGGGGATCCCGACGTCATCGTGCTCGACGAACCCGCCAACGGGCTCGATCCTGAGGGAATCGCCGAGGTGCGCGACGCGATCCGCCAGAGAGCGGCGCGCGGCATTACCGTTATCCTCGCCAGCCACCTGCTCGCCGAGGTGCAGAAGGTGTGCACCCATGTCGCGGTGCTCAAGGAGGGGCAGCTGCTGGCCTCGGGCGATCTCGATCGTGTCGTGCGCGGCGGGCGCACGCTCGAGGCAGCGTTCCTGGATATCGTCTCGGACCATGCGCCGCCTGCTTGA
- a CDS encoding ABC transporter permease subunit codes for MRRLLEIELVKLASRELGVSAMVYAGLLPAAMAGLQTLHLEAPSGSAGGNLLAFPDVWANAAYVAGWIDYLMYVVVLQSIAQEYQWRTNRQNVLDGLTRTEYIVGKLALLLVASLASTVLVAVLAAGFGIAGGIAPGVARFTGFLAVPLYLLHVLGYLVLAFLIATIARRSGAAVVAFIGYTLVAEPLARVLVLPPAAARWLPSHAFASLVPNPLFGYVGMRTAAPALAPTVALALAWIAGLAVIASWRFARQDL; via the coding sequence ATGCGCCGCCTGCTTGAGATCGAGCTGGTGAAGCTGGCGTCACGCGAGCTCGGGGTGTCGGCGATGGTCTACGCCGGGCTGCTGCCGGCCGCCATGGCGGGACTGCAGACGCTTCACCTCGAGGCGCCCAGCGGATCGGCAGGCGGCAATCTCCTCGCGTTTCCCGACGTCTGGGCCAACGCCGCCTACGTCGCCGGGTGGATCGACTATCTGATGTACGTGGTCGTCCTGCAGTCAATCGCGCAGGAATACCAGTGGCGCACGAACCGGCAGAATGTGCTCGACGGGTTGACGCGCACCGAATACATCGTGGGGAAGCTGGCGCTCCTGCTGGTCGCGTCGCTGGCGTCCACCGTGCTGGTGGCGGTGCTTGCCGCGGGGTTTGGTATCGCCGGTGGAATCGCGCCCGGCGTAGCGAGGTTTACGGGATTCCTGGCGGTTCCGCTCTATCTGCTGCACGTGCTCGGCTACCTGGTTCTCGCCTTTCTGATCGCGACGATCGCGCGGCGATCCGGCGCCGCGGTGGTGGCGTTCATCGGCTACACCCTGGTGGCCGAGCCGCTGGCGCGTGTGCTCGTGCTGCCGCCCGCCGCCGCGCGCTGGCTGCCGTCGCACGCCTTCGCCAGCCTGGTGCCCAATCCCCTCTTCGGATACGTCGGCATGCGTACCGCGGCCCCTGCCCTTGCGCCAACCGTGGCGCTCGCACTCGCGTGGATCGCGGGGCTCGCCGTCATCGCTTCGTGGCGCTTCGCGCGACAGGATCTGTAG
- a CDS encoding Rieske 2Fe-2S domain-containing protein → MNAITQITDSPVLDRVADPLSQAVRGAYRLGGSAGEELKNATHGVWLGHPLHPVFTDVPIGAWTTALALDTAADGDAGMERAATFAIGVGLAGALGAAVTGLTDWSETRGASRRMGLVHGLLNLAATALMAAAFVQRRRRAPIGGGGGRACAWTGYAVAAGSAYLGGTLVYDNRVGVTHAVEDPPDGFVAVADSESLGENAMTCVHAGDAHVLLVRQHGRLHALAHSCAHLGGPLSEGTLKDGSVVCPWHGSEFRLEDGAVIDGPSTHDQPRFDVREREGQIEVKAARGD, encoded by the coding sequence ATGAATGCGATCACGCAGATCACCGACTCGCCCGTTCTCGATCGCGTCGCGGATCCGCTGAGCCAGGCGGTGCGCGGCGCCTACCGGCTGGGCGGCTCAGCAGGCGAGGAGCTGAAGAATGCCACGCACGGTGTGTGGCTCGGTCACCCGCTCCATCCGGTGTTCACCGATGTTCCCATCGGCGCCTGGACGACGGCGCTGGCGCTCGATACGGCGGCGGACGGCGATGCTGGGATGGAGCGCGCCGCGACGTTTGCGATTGGCGTCGGGCTCGCCGGGGCGCTCGGCGCGGCCGTCACCGGGCTGACCGACTGGAGCGAGACCCGGGGCGCCTCGCGGCGGATGGGACTCGTGCACGGCCTGCTCAACCTCGCCGCGACCGCGTTGATGGCAGCGGCCTTCGTCCAGCGGCGCCGCCGAGCGCCGATCGGGGGCGGCGGGGGACGCGCCTGCGCGTGGACCGGATACGCGGTCGCTGCCGGCTCCGCGTATCTCGGCGGCACCCTCGTGTACGACAACCGCGTGGGCGTGACGCACGCCGTGGAAGACCCGCCGGACGGGTTCGTCGCGGTGGCTGATAGCGAATCGCTCGGCGAGAACGCGATGACGTGCGTTCATGCCGGCGACGCTCACGTGCTGCTCGTTCGTCAGCATGGGCGGCTGCACGCGCTCGCGCACAGCTGCGCGCACCTTGGCGGACCGCTCTCCGAAGGCACGTTGAAAGACGGCTCGGTCGTGTGTCCGTGGCATGGCTCGGAGTTCCGCCTGGAGGACGGGGCTGTGATCGACGGCCCGTCGACGCACGATCAGCCGCGCTTCGACGTGCGCGAGCGCGAAGGGCAGATCGAGGTCAAGGCGGCGCGAGGCGACTGA
- a CDS encoding OmpA family protein: MQTLTLFAIFLLVGLQDFKAYQNYDFVPGDKVVFEDDFRTDQDGEFPAHWKLEAGQAVVNKLQGDPAFLLTEGNYAKVSPRVKGNSYLTDTYTIEFDFYPKAGGFERTIVFLHGKRGGDDTDANVTVGYDASLDGIEHDVSATYKGGSSETYTNKWHHVAIAVKGNQMKLYQDQYRVLVVPDMGEFKADTLGFGGIGDSDNPIVIKNVRIATGGGMNMIDALTKDGRLVTHGINFDVSKATLRPESQGTLGQIVKMMQATPGLKLEIGGHTDNTGDAAKNLSLSQSRADAVKTALVAQGVDAARLTTKGYGATKPIESNDTPEGKANNRRVEFIKQ; encoded by the coding sequence ATGCAAACGCTGACGTTATTTGCCATTTTTCTTCTCGTCGGACTGCAGGATTTCAAGGCGTATCAGAACTACGATTTCGTGCCCGGCGACAAGGTGGTCTTCGAGGACGACTTCCGCACGGATCAGGACGGCGAGTTCCCGGCGCACTGGAAACTCGAAGCCGGACAGGCCGTCGTCAACAAGCTCCAGGGGGATCCGGCGTTCCTGCTGACCGAGGGCAACTACGCGAAGGTCTCGCCCCGCGTCAAGGGCAACAGCTATCTGACCGACACCTACACGATCGAGTTCGACTTCTACCCCAAGGCGGGAGGCTTCGAGAGGACCATCGTGTTCCTGCACGGCAAGAGGGGGGGCGATGACACGGACGCCAACGTCACGGTCGGCTACGACGCCTCGCTCGACGGCATCGAACACGACGTCAGCGCGACCTACAAGGGGGGCTCGTCGGAGACCTACACCAACAAGTGGCATCACGTCGCCATCGCGGTGAAGGGCAACCAGATGAAGCTCTACCAGGACCAGTACCGCGTGCTGGTCGTACCGGACATGGGCGAATTCAAGGCCGACACGCTGGGGTTCGGCGGCATCGGCGATTCCGACAACCCGATCGTGATCAAGAACGTCCGCATCGCCACCGGCGGCGGCATGAACATGATCGACGCGTTGACAAAGGACGGCCGGCTCGTCACGCACGGCATCAACTTCGACGTCAGCAAAGCCACGCTGCGCCCAGAATCGCAGGGCACGCTCGGACAGATCGTGAAAATGATGCAGGCCACCCCAGGGCTGAAGCTCGAGATCGGTGGACACACCGACAACACGGGCGACGCGGCCAAGAACCTGAGTCTCTCGCAGTCACGCGCCGACGCGGTCAAGACTGCGCTCGTGGCGCAGGGCGTGGACGCGGCACGCCTGACGACCAAGGGCTACGGCGCGACCAAGCCGATCGAATCGAACGACACGCCGGAAGGCAAGGCCAATAACCGGCGCGTCGAGTTCATTAAGCAATAA